In the genome of Rhodothermaceae bacterium, the window AAAACCCAGATCGCTGACGTGATCTGCGAGTGCCTCGGCAATTTCTCGATAGGACAGGGAGGTGCCGTACTCTTTATGCTGCCAGGATCCAAGGTGCACTTCGTAGATGGAGATTGGCTTCCCTAGCGTAGCTGCCCCATCCCGCTGATTCATCCACGCTTTATCCTGCCAGTCATACTGCAGGGGATTTAAAACGGCAGAGAGTCCCTGCACGCTACTTCCCTGAGATACGGGTGGCTCCATTTGAACCGCGAAAGGGTCACACTTGTCCACTGTATACAGGCCGTGCTGGATGCGGTATTTGTATCGCTGCCCCCTTGAAGCACCAGGAACGAAGCATTCCCAGCAACCGCTTCCGGTTTTTTGCATGGGATGCGCCTCTGCCTGCCAGTCATTAAAATCTCCAATGACATGAATGGTATCTGCATGCGGTGCCCAGACTGCAAACCAGGCGCCATCTTCGTGCAAATGTCCACCAAGCCGCTCGTAACTCTTGGTCAATTCTCCTTGATCCCAAAAATAGAGATCTTCATCTGAGAGCCACCGCTCCCTCTGTTTTTTAGACTTGCTGGGCATTCAATACACGAGCTAGCTATAAAGGAAATACCTCACATCGAAGGACAAAAAACGGTTGTACTTCACTGAAACCATATAGTTAAAAGTGGGACAGAGATCTAGGGGGATTTCCGAATCGGACGATCCCGGATCCTCAATCCGTTTCTGGATCGATTGACACAGAACAAAGTGTGTCGAAAACTGAAAGGGGGTGAGAGAGATATTCCGCCTGAATTATGATATCAACCGCTTATAAGCAACAGGCTGGGGTAGAGCAAAGTCAGCAAGTTAGAAATCTGCTTCTTTTGTGGTGTTGCAATTGTTAACCTTGGGCGAGAAATTGTACCGTTCTGGTACGAATCCAAGAGCGCTTTTAACAAATGACGATGAATTAGTCGCTAAATTCGGCCGAATAGGTCCATCATTACACACGAGATCAATAATTCGCTTGCAGAGATGGCGATTATTGTTAATTCGATTACTTTCGTATCGGGATCATATGAGAGGATTAGCCGACTCCCTGATAGAATACTAGTGTTCCTACGTAACGGTGCGTGTTCGGGGCAGCCCCCTTGTCGGGGCCTGTATGAATTCCATAATCTATTGCAGCATTTTCATGACGACTAATCACAATCCACATAACTGGCCATACCGGGTTTTCCGACTGGAGGATCGGGAGGCTACCTTGTCCGGTGAAATCCGAGCCGGCTTTGCCACGTTCATGGTGATGGCCTACATCATTTTCGTCAACCCAAGTATACTGGGCGGAGCAGCTGACAGCGTCGGCATGGTGATGCCCCCGGCTGCTATACTGAGCCTGACATGCTTGGCCGCAGGGGTTCTAACCATCTTCATGGGCTTGTATGCGAACTATCCATTTGCTCTGGCGCCCGGCATGGGGCTCAATGCTGTCGTAGCGTTTCAGCTAGTTGGACAGATGGGATTAACGTGGGGGCAGGCTATGACGGTCGTTCTCATAGAAGGACTTATCATTTTTGTGCTTGTACTGACAAAATTTCGGGAAGCAATGATGGATGCCATCCCAATGTCTCTGAAAAAATCTATAGGCGCAGGCATTGGCCTGTTTCTAGCTCTCATTGGAGGCATTAACAGTGGGATTATCGTCACTACGGCCGGGACGCCTCTTGCACTGGGAAATTTGAGCCAGATCAGCGTGGTTACATTTCTCTTCGGACTCCTGCTGACAGTTTGGTTGATGGCCCGAGGTATTAAGGGTGCACTCTTATGGGGCATTGGCGCGACTACGCTTCTGGCGATTACTCTCAATCTGATGGTTGCCGATGGTACCGCATTTGGCGGAAGTGCTCAAGTTCCTACAGAATTTATTTGGCTTCCCCAAGGTATTATTGGGTCAGATTCCATTTTTGGTCGAATTGATTTCGGGCTTTTTACTCAATTGGGAATATTGGCTGCAATTCTGGCGGTATTTTCTCTCTTGCTGACCGATTTTTTCGACACAATGGGTACAGTTGTTGGTCTGGGTGAAGAGGGAGGATTTCTGACAAAGGAGGGCAAGTTGCCGGGTATTAACAGAGTGCTATTAGTGGATTCGGTGGGTGCAGCATTCGGAGGTTTTTCGAATGTGAGCAGTAACACGACCTATATTGAGAGTGCAGCTGGCATTGCGGAAGGAGGGCGCACTGGATTGACGGCTGTAGTAGTCGGTGTGCTCTTTTTGCTGTGTATGTTCTTTAGTCCGCTTGCAGGCATCATCCCTGCAGAGGCTACGGCCCCCGCACTCATTCTGGTAGGCTTTCTGATGATGGGCACACTTCGGGATATCCCCTGGAAAGACTATGAGGCGTCCATTCCCGCTTTTCTTACATTGCTATTGATGCCGCTGACGTACAGCATCACTAACGGCATAGGAGTCGGCATTATCACCTACACGGTACTCAAACTGCTGGCTGGCAAGCACCATGAAATTCACTGGCTCCTCATCGTGGCGGCCGTCGCTTTCGTGGTTTATTTTGTGCTTTCTATCTAGTCGTAGCAGCAAGAACTACACGAAATAGTCAAAATCTGCTTCGGTCCGCACCCGGCGAAGAACCTGGAATATTTTTGCAGGCATCACATGTGGATCCACTCGAATACTATGAGAGCGTCCCTGCCAGATATATCGTTCTCCGCCGAGTAAATCAAGCATTTGGAAGGGGGCTGCCTTTGGTAACTTCAATTCTTCAAGGGGAAGTAGGATCTCTCCCTCCTGAACCTGAAACGGATCCAAGCTCACGATGCATACGATAGAGTTCTCACCTGAATTCTTCCAGTAGGCAAGCATAAGGGGGTTTTGAATTTCCAGAAACTGGAGATTTCGTAACTGCTGCAGGGCAGCATTGTTTTTCCTGATTTGGTTGATGGCCTGGAACAGACTCTGAAGAGAGTTCGGGTCATTCCAGTTCCAGGTACGGATTTCATATTTCTCGTTATTGGCATATTCTTCCCGGTCGGGATGCCTCTCTGCAAGAACGTGCTCATATGGGGGGCCGTAGACTCCATATACCGGAGAGAGTGTTGCCGCGAGTACGTACCGGATAATGTGTGCGGGGCGCCCACCACTGACCAGGTATTCATGCAAGATATCGGGGGTATTTGGCCAGAAGCTGGGCCGGAAGTATTCACCGACATTGGTGGACGTGAGTTCTTGGAGATAGTCGGTGATCTCTTCTTTTGTATTTCGCCATGTGAAGTAGGTGTAGGAGTTATTGAACCCCAGTTTTGCGAGCATATACATGATTTTCGGCCGCGTAAACGCTTCTGCAAGAAAAATCAGGTCAGGGTGCTTCGTGCGAAGTCGACTCAGGCACCATGTCCAGAACGCCAGCGGTTTTGTGTGCGGGTTGTCGACCCGGAATACACGGACCCCCCGTTTGATCCAGAACTCAAACACTTGTTTGAGTTCTTCCCAGAGTGCACGCCAGTCTGCACATTCAAAATTCAGCGGATAGACATCCTGGTATTTTTTCGGGGGATTTTCTGCATAGCGGATGCTGTCGTCGGCACGTTTCCTGAACCATTCAGGGTGTTCTTTCACCCAAGGATGATCAGGAGAGCACTGGAATGCGATATCAAGTGCCACTTCGAGGCCTAGTTTTGTTGCTTTGGCGACAAACCGGTCAAATGCAGGGAACCCTCCCAGTTCTTTATGGATGCTGGTATGCCCTCCATCAGGGCTGCCAATTGCCCAAGGGCTCCCCGGCTCCGTAGGTTCTGCCTCCGGGCTGTTGTCTTTGCCCTTTCGGAAAGTGGTGCCGATTGGATGAATCGGGGGCAGATACACGATGTCGAACCCCATATCCCGGATGCGCTCAAGATGTAGCGCTGCATCGTCAAACGTTCCGTGCATGCCCGGTGCATTCGCACTAGATCGCGGAAAAAATTCGTACCATGCTGCGAATGCGGCAAGTTTGCGATCAACCTCAACCGTGAGTACAGGGCTCTGGACTGCACCTTTTTGCGGGTCGTTAGCCAGTGCTAACTGCAGGGGTTCCTCTTCCAGCGGGGCCTGGATATCCCCCTTGGTATACCGTTTCGCAAAAGAGAGGAGCTTTTCACGGGCCTCCAGGGGAGCATTGACCGCGTACTCCTTGAGCAGAGCGGCGCCATCCAGAAGTTCTATTTTGAGCTCCGCTTCGGGCATCTTTGCCTTAAAACGGCGCCCATATTCCTCTTGCCACGAACCATAACGGTCAATCCAGGCCTGTACATGGTACGTGTAGAGGCCGGGAGTCTCCGTTACAAAACTGCCCGTGTATTCATCGTTATAGGTTGGTGTCATACGGATTTCTTCGGTGGCACCACCCAGGTGTGTCACGTAGAGTTTTGCGCAAAGTTGGTCGTGTCCGTCAACAATTATGTCTGCAGTGACGTTGACCCGTTCTCCCACGGTTCGTTTGATGTGCCAGTCGCCTTCATGGACGCGGGGAGATACGGAAATAATAAAAACACGGGACCAGCGATCAGAGGCGGACTTCATATTGTGGTCATAATTTCTTATTCTCGGTGCCACCGGCAGTAGCGTGGTGCTTACCGGTTCAACGAATCTATTCAAAAAGCATGTATATCCCACCGGATATAACTCATGGATAAAACTACAGTATTAGGAGCATATCTCGATCAAAACGGGGTGAATTTCTCCATTTTTAGTGCAAACGCTGATCGTGTAGAGCTGGTCCTGCTTGATGAAGAGCATTCCCTGGAACGTACAATAGACGTGAGCGGACGCACCGGGGATGTGTGGCATGTATATGTGCCAGGGATACGGCCAGGGCAGCGATATGCCTATCGTGTCCATGGTCCATGGGCGCCAGACGAAGGGCACCGGTTCAATAGTGCAAAGCTGTTGTTGGACCCGTACGCTCGTGCCATCAGCAGGATGCCGGTATGGGATAACAGTTTGTTTGGCCACGACCGTAACCGTGATGACCGGGTCCTGAATCCAGTGGACAGTGCCTCCTATGCACCGATTGGTGTAGTGACCGATCCTGGGATCTCGGAAAAATCAGCGATGAGGCCTGATACCCCTTGGACAGATACCGTGATTTATGAAACGCACATCAAAGGGCTGAGCATCCAGAACCCGGATGTACCGCCTTCACTTCGCGGGACTTATCTGGGAGCTGCTTCTGATGCAGTTTTGGCTCATCTGAAGCATCTGGGTGTGACGACCATAGAATTATTACCCGTCTACGCTGCGGTACAGGATGAGCGTCTCGTAAAAAATGGGCTGTCGCAGTATTGGGGATACAATCCCCTTTCCTATTTCGCCCCGGATCCGCGTTTCTCGGCTGGTGGTCCAGCCTCGGCGATCAAAGAATTCAGGGTGATGGTGGATGCGATGCATGACCATGGAATTGAAGTCATCCTTGATGTGGTCTATAATCATACGGGGGAGGGGGATCATCTGGGGCCAACTCTATCTTGGCGGGGCATTGATAATGCGTCCTATTATGTACCGAAACCTGGACAGCCCCGCTTTCTCTATGACAGTACCGGATGCGGTAATACCTTGCGTGCAGAGCATGTATATGTTCGTCGTCTCATCATGGATAGCCTGCGGTATTGGGTAGAAGTGATGAATGTAGATGGCTTTCGCTTTGATCTGGCCAGCACATTGCTTCGGGAGCAAGGCAGAGTCAATCATCAAAGCGGATGGCTGCAAATGGTACAACAGGATCCTGTTTTATCCGGGGTAAAGTTGATTGCCGAACCATGGGATTTGGGCTACTCAGGTTATCAATTAGGTACGTATCCTCCGCCTTGGAGAGAGTGGAATGATAAGTATCGTGATGTCGTACGGCGTTACTGGAACGGTGAGTTCGGCATCACCGGACAGTTTGCCACGCGCATTGCTGGCTCGAGTGATCTGTTTGCTCCGGGGCATCGCCGCCCCTCGTCCTCAATTAATTACGTAACCTCGCACGATGGGTTTACACTCCAGGACTTGGTGTCCTATGAGAGGAAACACAATGAGGCCAACCAGGAAAATGGTCGTGATGGCAGATCTGTGAACTACAGTCAAAATTGCGGTCAGGAAGGGAGCTCAACGAATCCAGATATCCTGGCGCATCGGGACCGCTTAAAGCGCAGTCTGCTGACCACTTTGTTTGTATCTCAGGGAGTTCCCATGCTTCTGGGAGGAGACGAGCTTGGCCGGACACAGCAGGGGAATAATAACCCTTACTGTCAGGACAATGAGATCTCATGGTATGACTGGAATCTCGGCGAATCCAATAAAGAGCAGCTCGAATTTGTACGTGAGTTGATTGCATTCCGCGAGGATCATCCATCTCTGCGGCGTAACCGGTTCTTGACGGGACAAGTAGAAAAAAATGGCTTGCCAGACGCAATTTGGTGGCACCCTGAAGGACATGTCATGCGCTCCGAAGACTGGGCATCAACCCAAGCATTTGGAATGTGGCTTGCCGCGCCAGATATGCTATTGATTTGTTTCAACCCGACTGGCGAAGCAGTCCGGTTCAAGCTCTCGGATGAGTATGTCTGGAGTTGGGGGCTGGGCTGGGGGGAGAGTACGGTTGTGGCAGGTGAAGATTTGAAAGGAGGGGTCGCCAGTGTTGCCTCGCAGTCGGTGCTAATCCTGCGCGTTCAGTCGTCTGCTTCGGAGCGTGGTATGGTGTAGCCACTGATCGGCGACTTCTCGCAACTGTAAATGCTGCTCTGGTAGAAGGGACCAGCACCAGTTTCCGACAAGAGTTCCAGGGAAGTTCATCCGGGCATCACTGTCGAGCTCTAGGATATCCTGTACAGGTAGAATCACCATTTTGGCCTCGGAGTCCAGACACCGTGCAATGGCCATCCGGCATACGTCTTCATCGGATTCGATCTGCAAATAATCCTTTGCGAATTCATGCTCATATTCGGTCAGGGAGTTCCACCAGCCGAGAAGGGTATTGTTGTCGTGGGTACCGGTATACACGCACTGGTTGGGTTTGTAGTTATGTGGTAGGTGCAGGTTATCCATTCCCGCATCAAACCCAAACTGAATGACAGCCATTCCTGGGAACGCGTTCGTCTTCATCAGTTCAATCACATCCGGTGTGATCACTCCAAGGTCTTCTGCGAGGATGGGCAGCGGGCCTAGGGTTTCTGTAAGCTGGTCAAAGAAAGCTTGTCCGGGGCCGGTTACCCAGCGTCCGCGAACAGCAGTTTCTTCCGTCGCCGGTATCTCCCAGTATCCGGCAAATCCGCGAAAATGATCGAGTCGAATGCTGTCGCATAGACTCAGTGCCCGTTTCATTCGGCGGATCCACCAGTCGAATCCCTCGGCTTCCATTGCCTTCCAGCGATAAATCGGATTTCCCCAGCGTTGCCCAGTTTTACTGAAAAAGTCTGGAGGAACGCCCGCAACTACCAGCGGCTCACCGGCATTGTCGAGCTCGAACAATTCAGGATGCGCCCACACGTCAACACTGTCATGTGCGACGTAGATGGGTAGATCCCCCATGATCTTGATTCCTTTTTGACGACAATACTCATAGAGTCTCTGCCATTGGCAATCAAAAAGAAACTGCTCGAACAGGTAGAATTGAATCTCCAGAGAATCAATCTTCAGCGAATCTTTTCCGGGTGGTTTTCGGTCCTCTGCGGACCAACTCGTCCAAATTCTATTTCGGTATTGCACCTTTCGTGCTTGAAAGGCTGCATACGGCAGCAGCCAATCTTTTTCCCTATTTACGAAGGAAATGAATTCATCCGTTTGCGGCTGTTTCACGAACCGGGAGAACGCCTGGCCCAGCAGGGTTGACTTGTAATTGGAAACGCTCTGATAATCTACACTGCCACCCGAGTGAGGATAATTAGTGTTGATTTCAGTCTCGGTGGACCACCCATCTTGCACCATCAGTTCGGGGCTGATCAGGAGTGGGTTTCCCGCAAATGATGCAGGGCTTGCGTAGGGAGAATCCCCCAGGCCTACGGGGCACATAGGGAGTAACTGCCACCAAGTCTGACCAGCTTCTGCCAGTGTATCAACAAATTTCCATGCTTCCGGTCCTAGATCCCCAATTCCAAAGCGGGTGGGCAAGGAAGTCACATGCAACAGAAGACCACTGGAGCGCATAGGGGTTCATGAGCGTAATATCCCCGCAAACTTCATTCAGACGATTTCGTGCCATGCAAACAGGTGTTCAGATCAAGATTGCCGTGCCCGGTGAGCTGTCCGGTTTAGCGTATCTCTTTGATGGTTATCGGCAGTTTTACGGAATGGAATCCGACCTCGCGGGGGCCCAAGTTTTTCTTTCGGAGCGTATGCGCCGCGGAGATTCCGTCATTCTTGTAGCCAAAGAACAGGAGGGGTTGTCCGTTGGATTTGTTCAGCTTTATCCGATGTTTTCATCGGTACGTATGGCCCCAATTTTTATTCTGAATGACTTGTATGTAGATCAAGATTGGCGTGGTCGGGGCATTGGGGAGCAGTTGATGGAGGCGGCGCGGAGGCATGCGGTGCAGAGCGGAAACATTGCACTGGAGTTGGCAACTGAAAAAACTAATGAGCGTGCACAGCGCCTTTACGAGAAGCTAGGATATTCACGAGACCGTACGTTTTATCATTACGCTCTTGATCTTTAGCTCAAGGTCGACGTGGAAAGATGTTTTTTGTGACGGCTGCAAATCGCACCCAACCCTTGTCACTCCGGTGGTAGTAGGTCTGATATGGGATAACACGGTCCAATTAGGGGTGGCGGGTACAATTTTACGTTTGATCGCAGATTATCATGGGATTGGTTTATCGCGTCGAAACTGGCTACATTGCCTCCCGCAAGAAAGAAGAGCCATAAATTCGATATATCCCCGCGACTAATCAAGCCACCGCCTTCTCAACCTTATGTGATCGCTGTACGTATCCCTGAGATTCAGGCTATTACGGAGGAGTCATGCAGGAATTATTGTTGGAACTCTCCCAGGAGGATTACGCGTATCTGATTCACATCATCCAGGGACCGTTTGACCGGTGTACGAGCCTGAAAAGGCATCTCGAAGAAATTGATTCCCCTGATCATCACGTAGCTCTGTGCGAAGAGCTTGAAAAGAAGATTCGATACCTGGGAAGCAGTGACCTTGCATATCAATTCAGAAGAGTTGTTGGTAAAGAACCTGGAGCAGATTTTCGTTATATCATTCGCGATACGGCACGATTTCTCAAAATACCCTTGGCGGACCGGGGTACAGAAAGAGATCTACTTATTCGAATGGTGCAGGAATATGCTGTGGATGTGTTCTCGAAGTATACCCAGGCGGAACAACTACAGATTCTGGAATCTCTGGGGATTGAGCGTAAACGCGCCGTTGCATTTCTGAAGAAGGCCGGAGGAATTTTTGCTGCACCTGTGCTCCTGCAGGCGTTTGGTACACTGGTGGTTCAGGGCCTGATCAAGACTGTGCTATTTGGGTGGACCGTCCGCCTGATTGGTGTAAAGCTGGCGACCTCACTGTTTGCATTTCTTTTTGCCCGCGTACCATGGTGGGCTCATACGATTATCCCCGGGGCGTGGGTCATCTCGATCGGGTTGACTACACTGGATCTCCAGGGACCCGCCCGTCGCAAGACCGTCCCAATTTTACTCTACTTGGGGCTTAGTTGTATCCGTTTGGATGCTGAGAAAGGTCAGAGAAGTGTAGACGCAAATGAAAGTTCTTGAGTCGGGACCCTTACCAAGTAGCTTCTGCCTGAAATGCATCGTAGAGTTCGGCCAATAGTCGGTTTGCTTCCTCACGCTCCAGATCAATGATTCGAGGATAGCGCAGATCGCCTGCACCAGCGGTATCCACGATCAGGGTACATAGCCCCAGGCGCCGTTGAAAAAACGTTGCAGTGATTTCGAAAGCCTGAAAACGCTCAACCGGAATAATCCAAAACTGTTGACTGAATACGCGCCGGCGAATCAGCAAATTCCCGTCATAGTATGCCCATCGGTGACACAGATACTGGAGCGAAGCTAGTCCCCATCCGGCTGGCAAGAGACATAATCCCCAGAGAGCAAGGGGCCACCACAATAGTGATATAATAACCGAGGAAAGTACAATCAGAAGGCTGTAACGCAGGGTACGTCTGCGAATGGTCAGCCGACTGACAGGCGCATAGG includes:
- the glgX gene encoding glycogen debranching protein GlgX, whose product is MDKTTVLGAYLDQNGVNFSIFSANADRVELVLLDEEHSLERTIDVSGRTGDVWHVYVPGIRPGQRYAYRVHGPWAPDEGHRFNSAKLLLDPYARAISRMPVWDNSLFGHDRNRDDRVLNPVDSASYAPIGVVTDPGISEKSAMRPDTPWTDTVIYETHIKGLSIQNPDVPPSLRGTYLGAASDAVLAHLKHLGVTTIELLPVYAAVQDERLVKNGLSQYWGYNPLSYFAPDPRFSAGGPASAIKEFRVMVDAMHDHGIEVILDVVYNHTGEGDHLGPTLSWRGIDNASYYVPKPGQPRFLYDSTGCGNTLRAEHVYVRRLIMDSLRYWVEVMNVDGFRFDLASTLLREQGRVNHQSGWLQMVQQDPVLSGVKLIAEPWDLGYSGYQLGTYPPPWREWNDKYRDVVRRYWNGEFGITGQFATRIAGSSDLFAPGHRRPSSSINYVTSHDGFTLQDLVSYERKHNEANQENGRDGRSVNYSQNCGQEGSSTNPDILAHRDRLKRSLLTTLFVSQGVPMLLGGDELGRTQQGNNNPYCQDNEISWYDWNLGESNKEQLEFVRELIAFREDHPSLRRNRFLTGQVEKNGLPDAIWWHPEGHVMRSEDWASTQAFGMWLAAPDMLLICFNPTGEAVRFKLSDEYVWSWGLGWGESTVVAGEDLKGGVASVASQSVLILRVQSSASERGMV
- a CDS encoding alpha-1,4-glucan--maltose-1-phosphate maltosyltransferase, producing the protein MKSASDRWSRVFIISVSPRVHEGDWHIKRTVGERVNVTADIIVDGHDQLCAKLYVTHLGGATEEIRMTPTYNDEYTGSFVTETPGLYTYHVQAWIDRYGSWQEEYGRRFKAKMPEAELKIELLDGAALLKEYAVNAPLEAREKLLSFAKRYTKGDIQAPLEEEPLQLALANDPQKGAVQSPVLTVEVDRKLAAFAAWYEFFPRSSANAPGMHGTFDDAALHLERIRDMGFDIVYLPPIHPIGTTFRKGKDNSPEAEPTEPGSPWAIGSPDGGHTSIHKELGGFPAFDRFVAKATKLGLEVALDIAFQCSPDHPWVKEHPEWFRKRADDSIRYAENPPKKYQDVYPLNFECADWRALWEELKQVFEFWIKRGVRVFRVDNPHTKPLAFWTWCLSRLRTKHPDLIFLAEAFTRPKIMYMLAKLGFNNSYTYFTWRNTKEEITDYLQELTSTNVGEYFRPSFWPNTPDILHEYLVSGGRPAHIIRYVLAATLSPVYGVYGPPYEHVLAERHPDREEYANNEKYEIRTWNWNDPNSLQSLFQAINQIRKNNAALQQLRNLQFLEIQNPLMLAYWKNSGENSIVCIVSLDPFQVQEGEILLPLEELKLPKAAPFQMLDLLGGERYIWQGRSHSIRVDPHVMPAKIFQVLRRVRTEADFDYFV
- a CDS encoding NCS2 family permease encodes the protein MTTNHNPHNWPYRVFRLEDREATLSGEIRAGFATFMVMAYIIFVNPSILGGAADSVGMVMPPAAILSLTCLAAGVLTIFMGLYANYPFALAPGMGLNAVVAFQLVGQMGLTWGQAMTVVLIEGLIIFVLVLTKFREAMMDAIPMSLKKSIGAGIGLFLALIGGINSGIIVTTAGTPLALGNLSQISVVTFLFGLLLTVWLMARGIKGALLWGIGATTLLAITLNLMVADGTAFGGSAQVPTEFIWLPQGIIGSDSIFGRIDFGLFTQLGILAAILAVFSLLLTDFFDTMGTVVGLGEEGGFLTKEGKLPGINRVLLVDSVGAAFGGFSNVSSNTTYIESAAGIAEGGRTGLTAVVVGVLFLLCMFFSPLAGIIPAEATAPALILVGFLMMGTLRDIPWKDYEASIPAFLTLLLMPLTYSITNGIGVGIITYTVLKLLAGKHHEIHWLLIVAAVAFVVYFVLSI
- a CDS encoding GNAT family N-acetyltransferase translates to MQTGVQIKIAVPGELSGLAYLFDGYRQFYGMESDLAGAQVFLSERMRRGDSVILVAKEQEGLSVGFVQLYPMFSSVRMAPIFILNDLYVDQDWRGRGIGEQLMEAARRHAVQSGNIALELATEKTNERAQRLYEKLGYSRDRTFYHYALDL
- the malQ gene encoding 4-alpha-glucanotransferase, with protein sequence MRSSGLLLHVTSLPTRFGIGDLGPEAWKFVDTLAEAGQTWWQLLPMCPVGLGDSPYASPASFAGNPLLISPELMVQDGWSTETEINTNYPHSGGSVDYQSVSNYKSTLLGQAFSRFVKQPQTDEFISFVNREKDWLLPYAAFQARKVQYRNRIWTSWSAEDRKPPGKDSLKIDSLEIQFYLFEQFLFDCQWQRLYEYCRQKGIKIMGDLPIYVAHDSVDVWAHPELFELDNAGEPLVVAGVPPDFFSKTGQRWGNPIYRWKAMEAEGFDWWIRRMKRALSLCDSIRLDHFRGFAGYWEIPATEETAVRGRWVTGPGQAFFDQLTETLGPLPILAEDLGVITPDVIELMKTNAFPGMAVIQFGFDAGMDNLHLPHNYKPNQCVYTGTHDNNTLLGWWNSLTEYEHEFAKDYLQIESDEDVCRMAIARCLDSEAKMVILPVQDILELDSDARMNFPGTLVGNWCWSLLPEQHLQLREVADQWLHHTTLRSRRLNAQD